From a single Artemia franciscana chromosome 9, ASM3288406v1, whole genome shotgun sequence genomic region:
- the LOC136030933 gene encoding uncharacterized protein LOC136030933, whose protein sequence is MSFTSTLTAILDNLKLENSQVITIQCKNGNITVQKILLTATSDVFSKMFDHDMLEKRTNIVVADDVDVNAMKAIIGCYEEGKIPDMSVITLVTFSYVIDKYNFLGIKEMMAEHLLDKFAKENDLTVLELIFTTYDCKAQKKIAINEIAMIIVKGGKGPDFIVEFDNHDFLQLSEIVYSSLKERKFERWDSFLDSFYGWVSKNSEERSGIAVEILGMIDVRQFSASEVLKMLEPLSLSKRFHGFKLMFEKTLDYVIKKPGIVNICQSGQPTCSVCGFGSTRPYHSSTGCNGIHRCHYYKNSNYTHCGDCNKRFSYDAYIYTSLNYD, encoded by the coding sequence ATGGAAATATTACGGTCCAGAAGATCCTCTTAACAGCAACGAGTGACGTATTTAGTAAAATGTTTGATCACGACATGCTCGAGAAGCGAACAAACATCGTCGTGGCCGATGACGTCGATGTCAATGCTATGAAAGCCATTATTGGGTGCTATGAAGAAGGCAAAATCCCTGATATGAGTGTAATTACCCTGGTGACCTTTAGTTATGTAATtgataaatacaattttctggGAATCAAGGAAATGATGGCGGAACACTTGCTTGATAAATTTGCTAAAGAAAACGACTTGACAGTACTTGAGCTCATTTTTACAACCTACGATTGCAAGGCCCAGAAGAAAATAGCTATAAATGAGATTGCTATGATTATTGTGAAAGGGGGAAAAGGTCCTGATTTTATTGTAGAGTTTGATAACCACGATTTTCTTCAGCTTTCCGAAATTGTCTATTCCTCTTTGAAAGAAAGGAAGTTCGAAAGATGGGATTCATTTTTGGACAGTTTTTACGGGTGGGTCTCTAAAAATTCTGAGGAACGGTCTGGCATTGCAGTAGAAATTCTGGGTATGATTGACGTACGTCAATTTTCTGCATCAGAGGTTCTAAAGATGCTTGAACCATTGTCCTTAAGCAAGAGGTTTCATGGTTTTAAACTaatgtttgaaaaaacattAGACTATGTCATTAAAAAGCCTGGGATTGTAAACATTTGTCAATCCGGACAACCAACGTGTTCAGTTTGTGGTTTCGGCTCTACTCGTCCTTACCACTCTTCCACTGGTTGCAACGGTATTCATCGTTGTCATTACTACAAGAATTCGAATTACACCCACTGTGGCGACTGTAATAAACGTTTTAGCTATGATGCTTATATCTATACTTCTTTAAACTATGATTGA